CATCTTTTGCAGAAACTCAATGTTTTTTGCCTCCCCATAGGAAATTTTCTGGCTCCACCCCTGACTAAAAACAAAGTTATCAAGACAAGTAAAAAGCGAGTAGTGGAGACTACCAATAGTCAGTTCCTCAAGATTGGGAAGGTATTGAAGATCCTTAAACGGATTCCATTGTTTTGAATAATCAATCCTCACTTTCCGTAGGGAAACCATTCCACTGAGGTGACGGTTGCACTCCTCTTCGTTCTGAACAAGACATTGAAATTCTGGGCAGATTATAACTTCTAGCCGTTCGATACTAGGTTGCCATATCTCTACCGGTAGAAATTTGAGTTTGGGAATCCTACATACCGTAAGCTCCTTGAGAGAGGTTAAGTGGTTTCCCAGCAATGAACATAACACTTCTTTGTTGCCAGATACGGACAACTTCTTAAGAGAAGGAAACGTCGACGTTGGTACCACTCTCAAATGTTGACAATTATCAATTGTCAATTCCTCGAGAGAAGGGTAATAACAAGGTCCTTGCGGAAGTGTTGTTGTAGTTAATGGCAACGGCTCTACCCATTCTCTCAGGTTTTGCATAAAGAGTAGTCTGAGTTTTTTCAGGAAAGGAAGTAGCCCAAACCCTAAAACCTGTTCACATCTCGAACAATAGGTCAGCTGGATCTCCACCAAATTTGGCAAACACAGTAAAACTTCATTACCCATCAACCATGATGGGAGCTTCCAACCTGCAAAATTTTCAATGAATAACACTTTCAAATTAGGGTGAGGTTGGAGTTCTTCCGAGACCTCTGCCACATTAATCTCTTCCATAACACTCACCACCGCCTCATTTCTAGACCACTCCAAATGTAAATGGATAACGTTTTCCATAAGTTTCAGATTTGCTTGCCGGGCTTCTTCTGCTCCACCTCTCACATTTTGTAAATTTTGAATATGTATGCGGTTGTCGTCCACCACTGTATACAACCCTCGGCGTTGAAGAGAAATTGGTAGTCTTTTTCCTCCTGGAATTGTGTGATGCTTCAAATTCGTCCGATTCTTTACTTCGGTAGAAACCGCACAATCCGCAGATGCTCTTAATTCTTCCAAACTATTGAGGCCGTTATTGCAAGACTCTGGCAATTCTTTGATGCGAGTGCCAGATAAATCAAAGAATGTCAATTTATTTAAAGCTCCAAATGCTATCGGCAATTCTTCAAGATCACGACATTCTTCAAGTAAGAATTTACTCAAATTATTTAGACCAGTGATAGAGTCGGGTAACTTTCTTATACTTCTATTACGAGAAATATCAAGGCACCTTAGACTTTTTAACTCACCAATATTGTCTGGAAGGTCTTCGATTTGACACCCAGAAAGATCCAACATTTCCAGATCGGCGCAATCTTTGATGGACTTTGGTAATTCGGTAACTCTAGTTCCGCATAGCTCAAGGCACCTTAAACTTTTCAAACCTCCAATATCATCAGGTAAACATTTCAATCCACAAGAGTCGAGATTTAATGTTTGCAAGTTAGATAGACTAGTGATGGAACCAGGTAGCCCTTCAAGTAAGGAATTCCAACCAAGATGAAGATTCCTTAAATTttgggctttttacaaaaataggtttgtttttttttggtgcttttcaaatctaggccactttttttatttattgctagactagacaagttttgaccaaaagtgatggatggaaagttagcaccgttaggtgTAACTAAAAAGACCCAAAAGTCCTTTGTATCACTGATTTAATGTTATATCATTGATTTAACTCAGTTAAATCAACATGAAAACTGTACACGTGGGCTCGGATATGCCATGTGGATTGCTTACGCCATCACCGGAATCTGACCGGAGTGCTGTCGCCGGTTACCAGGAAAGTCCACTACTGGTCGACGGTCAAACTTGGTCATCGGTCAAAGTCGACTGGTCAACCAGTGAGTTAAGCCAGCCAAGTCAGGTTGAGTCAGAGAGCTTGTCAGCTAAGTTAGGCCAAGGCCTAACCAGTGCTGCACCTTTCATTCCACCTGAATCAGCTTCATCTGTACTACCACATTAAACATTTGCCACACTCATTCTTGCAGCCACTGTATTTTCTGTTCAACACCTCCGTTTAATAACAATTGTTTTCAAAAATGAATATTGACTATGTGCTCGTATCAATGTAAAATTGGcatgtagattttcaatctacattTTAGGAATATAAAGAAGGGTCCAGATTAATTCACATATAGATTTTATCTAAGACAATAAGTTAGATTTTTAATGAgaatttatttgggagttattcctctCATTTAATGTGTTACTTTTATTCTAAATTAAACGCCCATTAACTTAACTCTTAATTTAATCTTCATTTAATGtcaaaccgttactttttaattcccaaataaatgcacattaaaaatttaattcattgtgttaGGTAAAAGCAGTACGTGAATTAATTTGTAGCTTAATTAGATGTGTGCCTCAATCTGGACCGTTCTTTATGTGGCCAAACTGTACATCTCcgtccaaataaaaaaaatctattgtcccttataatatagatactTCATTTTATATATGCGAAAATTTTTGTGCCCCATTCATATATATAAAACGTATTATTCAATGAGAATTCTGTCGTTTCCGCATTTTTACAGAATTACGCGTAATTGATCGCagaattgacctaatttgcatTTTACATACCGAATAATGCATGCATTTCTGCCGATCCAAATTCTTGCGGTACGCAAAATTGCAAGTCAGACGActcaataataattctttttaatTTTCGCGCAATATTGTTTTCTCTACAAATTTTCCTATCTATTACCCAAACATATGCCGAATTTTATATACGACATTTATATATACTAGATTGGTGCCCGTGCTATCCACTgggtatt
This is a stretch of genomic DNA from Papaver somniferum cultivar HN1 chromosome 1, ASM357369v1, whole genome shotgun sequence. It encodes these proteins:
- the LOC113273097 gene encoding putative disease resistance protein RGA4, which produces MLDLSGCQIEDLPDNIGELKSLRCLDISRNRSIRKLPDSITGLNNLSKFLLEECRDLEELPIAFGALNKLTFFDLSGTRIKELPESCNNGLNSLEELRASADCAVSTEVKNRTNLKHHTIPGGKRLPISLQRRGLYTVVDDNRIHIQNLQNVRGGAEEARQANLKLMENVIHLHLEWSRNEAVVSVMEEINVAEVSEELQPHPNLKVLFIENFAGWKLPSWLMGNEVLLCLPNLVEIQLTYCSRCEQVLGFGLLPFLKKLRLLFMQNLREWVEPLPLTTTTLPQGPCYYPSLEELTIDNCQHLRVVPTSTFPSLKKLSVSGNKEVLCSLLGNHLTSLKELTVCRIPKLKFLPVEIWQPSIERLEVIICPEFQCLVQNEEECNRHLSGMVSLRKVRIDYSKQWNPFKDLQYLPNLEELTIGSLHYSLFTCLDNFVFSQGWSQKISYGEAKNIEFLQKMTNMLGIKEKKSRDGLGSVRNIGSHFASSSLPVALPAEEDEEAEGIQHLISLGRLNIINWNEGSSLPRQLEHLTGLRELHLWSCYGLVVLPEWLRNLSSLERLRVSSCPQLGKTYADRQGEEYQKISHIKYMLLVVGYPEFHSLVRDKEEGRLYLSGMISLCKVMIYYSEKRKPLEDLQYLPNLEELGIGNSAFFTIPSSMIPVPLPAEADEAAEGIQHLIYLRSLLIDRFLTGGSLPHQVKHLTGLRKLDREMF